One segment of Gordonia terrae DNA contains the following:
- the recG gene encoding ATP-dependent DNA helicase RecG: MTELVLSDSLADVLGVKPAEQLATVGVHTVGELLRYTPRRYIRRGHVADQERPEPGEWLTIVGRITKSDLIKMRSRKGSFLKVKVTDDNDVYEASFFNAYRIKGLLRPGARVMMAGAVKYFRDQIQLSHPEWMILPDGDPEIEDVVGSKMLTEMYAIEEQVTGERGEHPLVTMFDRDILPMYPANKNIQTWDIVGALRRVLSESAPIPDALTEAQRRARGLVSTDEAIRKIHLPDSEDDVKVASHRLKFDEALAIQTVLAQRRLAGRNDSAPPCPRVPGGLEDKLRDRLPFTLTDGQVEVGEELAEDLARAQPMSRLLQGEVGSGKTLVSLLAMLRVVDNGFQCAILAPTEVLAAQHYRTMRTMLGDLAEAGELTAAEGATRIALLTGSMKTKGRRETLLDVVTGQAGIVIGTHALLEDKVEFFDLGLVVIDEQHRFGVEQRDVLRGKGRNGRIPHFLVMTATPIPRTVAMTAFGDLETSVLRELPRGRQPITTSVVPTSRASWVDRVWSRANEEIEAGRQVYVVCSRIGDGPEPEPDGDDEKGPKTTSVIEQYEALVSGPFAHRRVELLHGRLPADEKNAVMDAFGRGEVDVLVSTTVIEVGVDVPNATTMVIVDADRFGVSQLHQLRGRVGRGRHAGLCLLMTNARDTSPSMDRLRAVAGSNDGFELARVDLEQRREGDLLGSLQSGVNTSLRFLSLLEDVEVIEDARELAEDVVGEDITLLEHRPLADVVDGILVPHKIAYLDKS, encoded by the coding sequence GTGACCGAGCTGGTGCTGTCGGATTCGCTGGCCGACGTCTTGGGGGTCAAGCCCGCCGAACAGCTGGCCACTGTGGGCGTGCACACGGTCGGCGAACTGTTGCGGTACACGCCGCGTCGGTACATCCGACGCGGCCACGTGGCCGACCAGGAACGACCCGAGCCCGGTGAGTGGCTGACGATCGTCGGGCGGATCACCAAGTCCGATCTCATCAAGATGAGAAGCCGCAAAGGGTCTTTCCTCAAGGTGAAGGTGACCGACGACAACGACGTCTACGAGGCCAGCTTCTTCAACGCGTACCGGATCAAGGGATTGTTGCGGCCCGGCGCGCGGGTGATGATGGCCGGCGCGGTCAAGTACTTCCGCGACCAGATCCAGTTGTCCCATCCCGAATGGATGATCCTGCCCGACGGCGACCCGGAGATCGAGGACGTCGTCGGCTCCAAGATGCTGACCGAGATGTACGCGATCGAGGAGCAGGTCACGGGCGAGCGGGGCGAGCACCCGCTGGTCACGATGTTCGACCGGGACATCCTGCCGATGTACCCGGCCAACAAGAACATCCAGACCTGGGACATCGTCGGCGCCCTCCGTCGGGTGTTGAGCGAGAGCGCACCGATTCCTGATGCCCTGACCGAGGCGCAACGGCGGGCGCGGGGACTCGTGAGCACCGACGAGGCAATTCGCAAGATCCACCTGCCCGATTCCGAGGACGACGTGAAGGTCGCGTCCCATCGGCTGAAGTTCGACGAGGCGCTGGCCATCCAGACCGTGCTGGCGCAGCGTCGACTGGCGGGCCGAAATGATTCGGCGCCACCGTGCCCGCGGGTGCCCGGCGGTCTCGAGGACAAGTTGCGTGACCGGCTCCCGTTCACGCTGACCGACGGTCAGGTCGAGGTGGGCGAGGAGCTCGCCGAGGATCTGGCCCGCGCGCAGCCGATGTCGCGGCTGCTGCAGGGTGAGGTCGGGTCCGGGAAGACTCTCGTGTCGTTGCTGGCGATGCTCCGGGTCGTCGACAACGGGTTCCAGTGCGCGATCCTGGCACCGACGGAAGTTCTTGCCGCGCAGCACTATCGGACCATGAGGACGATGCTGGGCGACCTCGCCGAGGCGGGCGAGCTGACCGCGGCCGAAGGTGCGACGCGGATCGCGCTGCTGACAGGGTCGATGAAGACGAAGGGTCGGCGCGAGACGCTGCTCGACGTGGTCACCGGACAGGCGGGCATCGTGATCGGGACGCACGCGCTCCTCGAGGACAAGGTCGAGTTCTTCGACCTCGGACTCGTCGTGATCGACGAGCAGCACCGATTCGGTGTGGAGCAGCGAGACGTGTTGCGCGGCAAGGGACGCAACGGACGCATCCCGCACTTCCTCGTGATGACCGCGACGCCGATCCCGCGAACCGTCGCCATGACCGCGTTCGGCGATCTGGAGACGTCGGTGCTCCGCGAGCTGCCGCGCGGCCGTCAGCCGATCACCACCTCCGTGGTGCCCACGAGCCGGGCCTCGTGGGTCGACCGCGTCTGGTCGCGGGCCAATGAGGAGATCGAGGCGGGTCGCCAGGTCTACGTCGTGTGTTCGCGGATCGGCGACGGTCCCGAGCCCGAACCCGACGGGGACGACGAGAAGGGCCCGAAGACGACGTCGGTGATCGAGCAGTACGAGGCCCTGGTCTCCGGTCCGTTCGCGCATCGCCGAGTCGAGCTGTTGCACGGCCGGTTACCCGCAGACGAGAAGAACGCCGTCATGGACGCTTTCGGCCGGGGCGAGGTCGACGTCCTGGTGTCGACCACCGTCATCGAGGTGGGTGTGGACGTGCCGAACGCGACCACGATGGTCATCGTCGACGCCGATCGCTTCGGCGTGAGCCAGCTGCATCAGTTGCGTGGTCGCGTGGGCCGCGGTCGGCACGCCGGACTGTGCCTGCTCATGACGAACGCCCGTGACACGTCCCCGTCGATGGATCGCCTCCGCGCCGTCGCGGGCTCCAACGACGGATTCGAGCTCGCGCGAGTAGATCTCGAACAGCGACGGGAAGGCGATCTGCTCGGGTCTCTCCAGTCCGGCGTGAACACCTCGTTGCGGTTCCTCTCCCTGCTCGAGGACGTCGAGGTCATCGAGGATGCTCGCGAACTCGCGGAAGACGTCGTGGGCGAGGACATCACCCTGCTCGAACACCGGCCGCTCGCCGACGTCGTCGACGGCATCCTCGTCCCGCACAAGATCGCGTATCTCGACAAGTCCTGA
- the rpmB gene encoding 50S ribosomal protein L28, whose product MAAVCDICGKGPGFGKSVSHSHRRTNRRWNPNIQSVRVEVAPGNRKRKNVCTSCLKAGKTAAV is encoded by the coding sequence ATGGCTGCCGTCTGCGATATTTGCGGCAAGGGCCCGGGCTTCGGCAAGTCGGTTTCTCACTCGCACCGCCGTACCAACCGACGCTGGAACCCGAACATCCAGTCCGTTCGCGTGGAGGTCGCCCCCGGCAACCGCAAGCGCAAGAACGTCTGCACCTCCTGCCTGAAGGCCGGCAAGACCGCAGCTGTCTGA
- a CDS encoding DsbA family protein, which produces MTHFDFHFDPVCPFAWAASRWLIDRADAHHASITWHVMSLAILNEDQEPDSAEQRLQLDTSRRLGRVLTAAAEESGAEVLEPLYSAIGRRLHHRGDQMTPAVVAETLSEVGLGPGPAEAMDDASFDEALRASHQRGQDALGEAGGSPITGIDGHHFFGPVLTAVPAGDEAEDLFTALVTLGGTSTFAQFKRPTGAPPTFSS; this is translated from the coding sequence ATGACCCACTTCGACTTTCACTTCGACCCCGTGTGCCCCTTCGCCTGGGCGGCCTCCAGGTGGCTCATCGACCGGGCCGACGCGCACCATGCCTCCATCACCTGGCACGTGATGAGCCTGGCAATCCTGAACGAGGATCAGGAGCCGGACTCCGCCGAGCAGCGCCTGCAACTCGACACCTCACGGCGACTCGGACGTGTGCTGACCGCCGCCGCCGAGGAGTCCGGTGCCGAGGTGCTCGAGCCCCTGTACTCGGCGATCGGCCGACGACTCCACCACCGCGGCGACCAGATGACCCCCGCGGTCGTCGCCGAGACCCTGTCCGAGGTGGGGCTTGGTCCGGGGCCGGCCGAGGCCATGGATGACGCATCGTTCGACGAGGCGCTGCGCGCATCGCATCAGCGCGGCCAGGATGCGTTGGGCGAGGCCGGCGGCAGCCCCATCACCGGCATCGACGGGCACCACTTCTTCGGTCCCGTACTCACTGCCGTCCCGGCCGGCGACGAGGCCGAGGACCTCTTCACCGCACTCGTCACACTCGGCGGCACATCGACCTTCGCGCAGTTCAAGCGTCCGACCGGGGCGCCGCCGACCTTCTCGTCGTGA
- a CDS encoding DAK2 domain-containing protein has protein sequence MIARTVNPQLLRDWARTSVEQLESLRGEINDLNVFPIPDSDTGSNMLFTMRAAAEAVERTPPDASLPEVARAMADGAVAQARGNSGIILSQVLVGLADGAEILGDTDALTFAELSTLGLRLGSLAATRAVSEPREGTVLTLVRVAAEAAAAHENESPADQVRAVADDCAEALERTPEQLSVLANAGVVDAGGRGFLAIVDAMVKVITGVSHRRRRYRGILTDSTTLGHGPDDSCVDGSDQDFEVMYLLDGAAGEQIAELRARLDDLGDAVVIVGDSSSGEGERFSVHVHTCEPGAAVEAGAGIGQLSDIRISCFALDAIRAQADSAEPPPRHKRAVVVVVSGDGAAELFGEAGAVVLRADDGLSAHELGQAIRDTDSGHVVVMANGALTSQDLVTVATEVRSNQRSVLMLPTSSMTQCLAALAVHDPSEVPDVDAYAMAEAAAGARWGSLQSATTRMMTLAGMSDVGDVLGLIGDDVLVVAPDQTSACTALVDLMLSTGGELVTVLAGVDVDEAALEAVGEQMRRSYPGIELAVYRTGQRADLIQVGVE, from the coding sequence GTGATCGCCCGCACCGTCAACCCGCAGTTGCTGCGCGACTGGGCCCGTACCTCGGTCGAGCAGCTCGAATCGCTGCGCGGCGAGATCAACGACCTCAACGTCTTCCCGATCCCGGATTCGGACACCGGCAGCAACATGCTCTTCACGATGCGTGCGGCGGCCGAGGCGGTCGAGAGGACCCCGCCCGACGCATCCCTGCCCGAGGTGGCGCGCGCGATGGCCGACGGTGCGGTCGCGCAGGCGCGCGGCAACTCGGGGATCATCCTCTCCCAGGTCCTCGTCGGGCTCGCGGACGGTGCCGAGATCCTCGGCGACACGGATGCGCTGACCTTCGCCGAACTGTCGACGCTGGGACTCCGCCTCGGTTCGCTCGCGGCGACCCGCGCGGTGAGCGAACCGCGCGAGGGCACGGTCCTCACCCTGGTACGGGTGGCAGCCGAGGCGGCCGCGGCACACGAGAACGAGTCGCCTGCCGACCAGGTGCGCGCGGTCGCCGACGACTGCGCCGAGGCACTCGAACGCACTCCGGAACAGCTGTCGGTGCTCGCTAACGCCGGCGTGGTGGACGCGGGCGGACGCGGATTCCTCGCGATCGTCGACGCCATGGTCAAGGTGATCACCGGCGTCTCTCACCGTCGGCGCCGTTACCGGGGCATCCTCACCGACAGCACCACCCTCGGACACGGGCCGGACGACAGCTGCGTCGACGGCAGCGACCAGGACTTCGAGGTCATGTACCTCCTCGACGGGGCGGCCGGCGAGCAGATCGCCGAACTCCGCGCACGACTCGACGACCTCGGCGACGCGGTGGTGATCGTCGGTGACAGTTCCAGCGGTGAGGGCGAACGGTTCTCGGTGCACGTGCACACCTGCGAGCCGGGTGCGGCGGTGGAGGCCGGCGCGGGCATCGGGCAGCTCTCGGACATCCGGATCAGCTGCTTCGCCCTCGATGCCATTCGAGCGCAGGCGGATTCGGCGGAACCGCCGCCCCGGCACAAGCGTGCTGTCGTGGTCGTCGTGTCCGGTGACGGCGCGGCCGAACTGTTCGGCGAGGCCGGTGCTGTCGTGCTGCGCGCCGACGACGGTCTCTCCGCGCACGAATTGGGGCAGGCGATCCGCGACACCGACAGTGGGCATGTCGTCGTGATGGCCAACGGAGCGCTGACCTCGCAGGACCTCGTCACGGTGGCCACCGAGGTGCGGTCCAACCAGCGTTCGGTGCTCATGCTGCCGACCTCGTCGATGACCCAGTGTCTGGCGGCCCTCGCCGTGCACGATCCGAGTGAGGTGCCCGACGTCGACGCCTACGCGATGGCCGAGGCGGCTGCCGGTGCGCGCTGGGGATCGCTGCAGTCGGCGACGACGAGGATGATGACGCTGGCCGGGATGAGCGATGTCGGCGACGTGCTGGGACTGATCGGCGACGACGTTCTCGTGGTCGCGCCGGATCAGACGTCGGCGTGCACCGCCCTCGTCGACCTCATGCTCTCCACCGGAGGTGAACTCGTGACAGTGCTCGCCGGTGTCGACGTCGACGAGGCCGCCCTCGAGGCCGTGGGCGAGCAGATGCGGCGCAGTTACCCGGGTATCGAACTGGCGGTGTATCGCACCGGGCAGCGCGCCGATCTCATCCAGGTGGGTGTGGAGTGA
- a CDS encoding glutamate-5-semialdehyde dehydrogenase: MSAPTAEQSVAGRGPGTEKAAGEKSDIEKAVLGLARAAKSASRSLGGLTTAAKNEVLLAAADAVEAATETILAANAEDIARAEEADIEVSLLDRLRLDESRVAGIADGLRQVAVLPDPIGEVVAGKTLPNGLQLRQLRVPLGVVGIVYEARPNVTVDAFGISFKSGNAVLLRGSSSAASSNAELVRVLRETLSSKGVSADAVSLLPSEDRASVTALIRARGLVDVVIPRGGAGLIDAVVSNATVPTIETGVGNCHVYVHALADLDVAARVILNSKTRRPSVCNTAETVLIDKAVAAEALPRITSVLQTQGVVIHGDEPGMEPATEDDWSMEYLSMDIAMKVVDDLDAAVAHIDTYGTGHTEAIITTDLSAADEFTRRVDAAAVMVNASTAFTDGEQFGFGAEIGISTQKLHARGPMGLPELTSTKWVVWGNGHVRPA, translated from the coding sequence ATGAGCGCACCCACCGCAGAACAGTCCGTCGCCGGACGCGGGCCCGGCACCGAGAAGGCCGCCGGCGAGAAGTCGGACATCGAGAAAGCCGTCCTCGGGCTCGCCCGGGCCGCCAAGTCGGCGTCCCGCTCGCTGGGTGGTCTGACGACCGCCGCCAAGAACGAGGTCCTCCTCGCGGCGGCCGACGCCGTCGAGGCGGCGACGGAGACCATCCTCGCCGCCAACGCCGAGGACATCGCCCGTGCCGAAGAAGCCGACATCGAGGTGAGCCTGCTCGACCGCCTGCGGCTCGACGAGTCCCGCGTGGCGGGCATCGCCGACGGACTGCGACAGGTCGCCGTGCTCCCGGACCCGATCGGCGAGGTGGTGGCGGGCAAGACCCTGCCCAACGGTCTTCAGCTCCGCCAGCTCAGAGTCCCCCTCGGCGTCGTGGGAATCGTCTACGAGGCGCGGCCCAATGTCACCGTCGACGCCTTCGGGATTTCCTTCAAATCCGGTAACGCGGTACTCCTGCGCGGCTCGTCGTCGGCGGCGTCGTCGAATGCCGAACTCGTTCGCGTGCTGCGGGAGACCCTGTCGTCCAAGGGGGTCAGCGCGGACGCGGTGTCGCTGCTGCCCAGCGAGGATCGCGCCAGTGTCACCGCGCTCATCCGGGCGCGCGGACTCGTCGACGTGGTGATTCCACGCGGGGGTGCCGGACTCATCGACGCCGTGGTGTCCAACGCGACCGTGCCGACGATCGAGACCGGCGTCGGCAACTGCCATGTCTACGTCCATGCGCTCGCCGACCTCGACGTCGCGGCGCGGGTCATTCTCAACTCCAAGACCCGCAGGCCCAGTGTCTGCAACACCGCCGAGACCGTGCTCATCGACAAGGCCGTTGCCGCCGAGGCGCTTCCGCGCATCACCTCGGTGCTACAGACGCAGGGGGTGGTCATCCACGGCGACGAGCCGGGTATGGAGCCGGCCACCGAGGACGACTGGTCCATGGAGTACCTGTCGATGGACATCGCGATGAAGGTCGTCGACGACCTGGACGCCGCGGTCGCCCACATCGACACCTACGGGACCGGCCACACCGAGGCGATCATCACCACGGACCTGTCGGCCGCCGACGAGTTCACGCGACGCGTGGACGCCGCTGCAGTGATGGTGAACGCCTCCACGGCCTTCACCGACGGCGAGCAGTTCGGCTTCGGTGCCGAGATCGGCATCTCCACTCAGAAACTCCACGCCCGGGGCCCGATGGGTCTCCCGGAATTGACCTCGACCAAATGGGTGGTCTGGGGCAACGGCCACGTGCGGCCCGCCTGA
- a CDS encoding enoyl-CoA hydratase/isomerase family protein: protein MASPNPATPAADSAAGENSDALVTENNGVLTVAVSTAGAGNSLDDDALAAGTQALREVARGRRDVGAVLLVGLGKNFCAGGNVRAFAGADDRPTYLREIADNFHQLVGALHEADRPVVVAAKGWAAGAGMSLVLHADVAIGGPSTRLRPAYRGIGLTPDGGLTWTLPRAVGAARARQIILTDRVITAEEALQWGLLSEIVADDEVETAARTAAETIASGPRGADAATRHLLAVSADTTLVEHLALEARSISERSGLPEGIEGVDAFVGKRAPDFTRTR, encoded by the coding sequence ATGGCCTCACCGAACCCCGCCACCCCCGCCGCCGACTCCGCCGCCGGGGAGAACTCCGATGCCCTGGTGACCGAGAACAACGGCGTCCTCACCGTCGCGGTCTCGACCGCGGGTGCAGGCAACTCACTCGACGACGACGCGCTCGCCGCCGGCACGCAGGCTCTCCGTGAGGTCGCGCGCGGCCGTCGGGACGTCGGAGCCGTACTGCTCGTCGGGCTGGGCAAGAACTTCTGCGCAGGCGGGAACGTGCGTGCCTTCGCCGGCGCGGACGACCGCCCGACCTATCTCCGCGAGATCGCGGACAACTTCCATCAGCTCGTCGGCGCCCTCCACGAGGCCGACCGCCCCGTCGTCGTCGCCGCCAAGGGTTGGGCCGCCGGTGCAGGCATGTCGCTGGTCCTGCACGCCGACGTGGCCATCGGCGGCCCGTCCACGAGACTCCGGCCCGCCTACCGCGGCATCGGTCTGACGCCCGACGGTGGACTCACCTGGACACTCCCGCGCGCGGTCGGCGCCGCTCGCGCCCGACAGATCATCCTGACCGACCGCGTCATCACCGCGGAGGAGGCCCTGCAGTGGGGGCTGCTGTCGGAGATCGTCGCCGACGACGAGGTCGAGACGGCCGCGCGGACGGCAGCCGAGACCATCGCGTCCGGCCCTCGTGGCGCCGACGCCGCCACGAGGCATCTGCTCGCCGTCTCCGCGGACACCACGCTGGTCGAGCACCTCGCCCTCGAAGCCCGCTCGATCTCCGAACGGTCGGGGCTGCCCGAGGGCATCGAAGGTGTCGACGCCTTCGTCGGCAAGCGCGCACCGGACTTCACGCGCACCCGCTGA
- a CDS encoding MMPL family transporter — translation MASTSASSDEAVVTDPATSPGPLGRWGAAMAGHARWVFGVWLLLLVILGAAAPSVFSSLAGAGWQANGSESVQVRELAQQHFGGNSSAAVQVVVHSERDTVDSPAVDEVVAKVSAIAASDDRFAQVLPPQPGMSISPDGHTGIVILGAAADTNEMVRAVDEHKEELTDLSDDGVEVYPTGASALWSDFNKANHDAMIKAELFSWPVTLTIMVLAFGSLVAAGLPLLLTIAGLVASAGGLVLLNQVTPISVWAINFAMMFALALGIDYALFIVSRFRDAIRGRGDNMRAAVAETMDTSGKAVLLSGITVLVSLSAVLLVPAPAVRTMAVGIMLAVVFVLAATLTLLPAALGKLGDGVNAVSMPYARRQQHRSPLFARWGGFLHRHPWTIAAGSLGVLIALAIPVFGLKVAMPSINVVPADAPVRQGYELVQSQMGEGAPGMLQIVAPVDEAQQTAAVAAQSPGIEMVTPPMSAADGSGYVLMQALPTVDPSGEQLATIVGDLRDALPGGALVGGAPTENLDLQQALNDYLPLVVSVILVLGFLLLLVSLQAPLIALIGTVVSLLSTAAAFGVAKLVFQDGHLADLLGFTPQGFLDGWGPVFFFAMIFAIAMDYTVFLLATAKEHYERSDDPAQAQIDGMAHSGRIIFAAAAVMVAVFFTFALAEPLPPKEMGIILGVAVLLDAILIRLTLLPALLRITGRAAWWTPSWLRRVLPAIAFSH, via the coding sequence ATGGCTTCGACCAGCGCCTCGTCAGACGAGGCGGTTGTCACTGATCCGGCGACTTCCCCCGGCCCGCTCGGCCGGTGGGGCGCGGCGATGGCCGGGCACGCGCGGTGGGTGTTCGGTGTGTGGCTCCTCCTGCTGGTGATCCTCGGAGCGGCGGCACCGTCGGTGTTCTCCTCGCTCGCCGGGGCGGGCTGGCAGGCAAACGGATCGGAGTCCGTGCAGGTCCGCGAGCTGGCCCAGCAGCACTTCGGCGGAAACTCCTCGGCTGCGGTGCAGGTGGTCGTCCACTCCGAGCGCGACACGGTCGACAGTCCCGCGGTTGACGAGGTGGTCGCGAAGGTCAGCGCGATCGCCGCCTCGGATGACCGCTTCGCGCAGGTCCTCCCGCCACAGCCGGGAATGTCGATCAGCCCCGACGGCCACACCGGAATCGTCATCTTGGGTGCCGCCGCCGACACCAACGAGATGGTGCGCGCCGTCGACGAGCACAAAGAGGAGCTGACCGACCTGTCCGATGACGGCGTCGAGGTCTATCCGACCGGGGCGTCGGCGTTGTGGAGCGACTTCAACAAGGCCAACCACGACGCGATGATCAAGGCCGAACTGTTCTCCTGGCCGGTCACGTTGACGATCATGGTTCTCGCGTTCGGGTCGCTCGTCGCGGCCGGGCTCCCCCTGCTGCTGACCATCGCCGGGCTCGTCGCGTCCGCGGGCGGACTCGTCCTGCTCAACCAGGTCACCCCGATCTCGGTGTGGGCGATCAACTTCGCCATGATGTTCGCCCTCGCCCTGGGCATCGACTACGCACTGTTCATCGTGTCGCGCTTCCGCGACGCCATCCGCGGCCGCGGCGACAACATGCGTGCCGCGGTCGCCGAGACCATGGACACCTCAGGAAAAGCAGTGTTGCTCTCCGGCATCACCGTCTTGGTGAGCCTGTCGGCCGTGCTGCTGGTTCCCGCACCCGCGGTGCGAACGATGGCCGTGGGCATCATGCTCGCCGTCGTGTTCGTCCTGGCCGCCACCCTGACACTGCTGCCCGCCGCACTGGGCAAGCTCGGCGATGGGGTCAACGCGGTCTCGATGCCATACGCGCGCCGCCAGCAGCACCGATCTCCGTTGTTCGCCCGCTGGGGCGGCTTCCTGCACCGCCACCCGTGGACGATTGCCGCAGGCTCTCTGGGCGTGCTCATCGCTCTCGCGATCCCGGTCTTCGGGCTGAAGGTCGCGATGCCCTCCATCAATGTCGTCCCGGCCGATGCCCCCGTCCGCCAGGGCTACGAACTCGTGCAGTCGCAGATGGGCGAGGGCGCACCGGGGATGTTGCAGATCGTCGCACCCGTCGACGAGGCGCAGCAGACCGCCGCGGTCGCGGCACAGTCCCCGGGCATCGAGATGGTCACTCCCCCGATGTCGGCCGCGGATGGCTCGGGATACGTTCTCATGCAGGCTCTTCCGACGGTTGATCCGTCCGGTGAGCAGTTGGCCACGATCGTCGGCGACCTGCGTGACGCATTGCCCGGAGGCGCTCTGGTCGGCGGCGCCCCCACCGAGAACCTCGACCTACAGCAGGCGCTGAACGACTACCTCCCTCTCGTCGTCTCCGTCATCCTCGTCCTCGGTTTCCTCCTGCTCCTGGTGTCACTGCAAGCACCGCTGATCGCACTCATCGGCACCGTGGTGAGCCTGCTGTCCACCGCTGCGGCGTTCGGCGTCGCGAAACTGGTCTTCCAGGACGGCCACCTCGCCGACCTGCTGGGTTTCACCCCGCAGGGCTTCCTCGACGGATGGGGCCCGGTGTTCTTCTTCGCCATGATCTTCGCGATCGCGATGGACTACACCGTCTTCCTGCTCGCCACGGCCAAGGAGCATTACGAGCGCTCCGACGACCCGGCGCAGGCCCAGATCGACGGGATGGCCCATTCCGGCCGCATCATCTTCGCGGCGGCCGCGGTCATGGTGGCGGTGTTCTTCACCTTCGCTCTGGCCGAACCGCTCCCCCCGAAGGAGATGGGGATCATCCTGGGCGTGGCGGTCCTGCTCGACGCCATCCTGATCCGGCTCACGCTCCTGCCGGCGCTGTTACGCATCACGGGCCGGGCGGCGTGGTGGACGCCGTCCTGGTTGCGTCGAGTCCTGCCCGCCATCGCCTTCTCGCATTGA
- a CDS encoding DUF302 domain-containing protein produces MSLALATTLQLPFEEAVARTRAALADQGFGVLTEIDVKATLKTKLDEDMEPYLILGACNPPLAHRALGVQRQIGLLLPCNVVVRSDPDDPNQTLVEAMNPDLMVQVSDEPDLEPVARDAAEKLGAAIDALSSQR; encoded by the coding sequence ATGTCACTCGCATTGGCCACGACGCTGCAGCTCCCGTTCGAGGAGGCCGTCGCGCGCACCCGCGCCGCCCTCGCCGACCAGGGGTTCGGCGTCCTCACCGAGATCGACGTCAAGGCGACGCTCAAGACGAAACTCGACGAAGACATGGAGCCGTATCTCATCCTGGGCGCCTGCAATCCGCCGCTCGCACACCGCGCGCTCGGCGTCCAGCGGCAGATCGGGTTGTTGTTGCCCTGCAACGTCGTCGTCCGGTCCGATCCCGACGATCCGAACCAGACCCTCGTCGAGGCGATGAACCCCGACCTCATGGTGCAGGTCTCGGACGAACCGGACCTCGAGCCGGTCGCGCGCGACGCCGCGGAGAAGTTGGGCGCCGCGATCGATGCCCTGTCATCGCAGCGGTGA
- a CDS encoding metal-sensitive transcriptional regulator — MAVGEEAMSAVLNRLRRAQGQLAGVIAMIEAGRDCKDVVTQLAAVSRALDRAGFKIVASGMRQCIETVDGEQPPLTEAELEKLFLALA, encoded by the coding sequence ATGGCTGTCGGCGAAGAAGCGATGAGCGCAGTGCTCAACCGGCTGCGACGAGCCCAGGGGCAGCTCGCAGGCGTGATCGCGATGATCGAGGCGGGCCGTGACTGCAAGGATGTCGTCACGCAGCTCGCCGCGGTGTCGCGGGCGCTCGACCGCGCCGGCTTCAAGATCGTGGCGTCGGGAATGCGCCAGTGCATCGAGACCGTTGACGGTGAGCAACCGCCGTTGACCGAGGCCGAACTCGAGAAGCTGTTTCTCGCCCTGGCCTGA
- a CDS encoding HNH endonuclease family protein, with amino-acid sequence MVVRDARRRSPTLRRMCMRLRWMLWTPRDTPSWPARRWAMLIAAVVTAVAVAVGVDGHRAGPAIGPGIRTMAGEAAVSLAAIPVSAERTDREDYDRSAFGSAWSDAASVPGSGNGCDTRNDVLARDLRDVSAGPVSSCPRAVLAGELRSPYTGDFVVFRRDRSAAAVQIDHIVPLSYAWDMGAWSWTAARRLDFANDPANLVAVDGHSNQDKSDSEPARWMPPATGFWCQYAIQFVMVTAAYGLAIDEPSRRVLSEALRCGG; translated from the coding sequence ATGGTGGTGCGCGATGCTCGGCGGCGTTCGCCGACTCTCCGGCGTATGTGCATGCGGTTGCGATGGATGCTCTGGACCCCGCGGGACACACCGTCCTGGCCTGCGCGCCGGTGGGCGATGCTCATCGCTGCCGTCGTCACGGCAGTGGCGGTCGCGGTCGGCGTCGACGGACACCGGGCCGGCCCCGCCATCGGCCCGGGGATACGGACGATGGCCGGCGAGGCGGCGGTATCGCTGGCGGCGATACCGGTCTCGGCCGAACGCACCGATCGCGAGGACTACGACCGGTCGGCGTTCGGCAGTGCCTGGTCCGACGCCGCGTCCGTACCCGGGAGCGGCAACGGATGCGATACGCGCAACGACGTACTCGCGCGCGATCTGCGCGATGTCAGCGCCGGTCCGGTGTCGAGTTGCCCACGTGCGGTTCTCGCCGGCGAACTGCGGAGTCCGTACACCGGTGACTTCGTCGTCTTCCGACGGGACCGGAGCGCGGCCGCGGTGCAGATCGACCACATCGTCCCGCTGTCCTATGCCTGGGACATGGGCGCGTGGTCGTGGACAGCCGCCAGGAGGCTGGACTTCGCCAATGATCCGGCCAATCTCGTTGCGGTCGACGGGCACTCGAATCAGGACAAGAGCGACTCCGAACCGGCCCGCTGGATGCCGCCCGCGACCGGATTCTGGTGTCAGTACGCGATCCAGTTCGTGATGGTCACAGCAGCCTACGGATTGGCCATCGACGAACCGTCGCGGCGCGTCCTCTCGGAGGCTTTGCGGTGCGGGGGATAG